A window of [Ruminococcus] lactaris ATCC 29176 genomic DNA:
ATGAACATTGTAGAAAAAAATTGGAATCAGATATTAAATAAGATGAAGCAGGAATACTGTTCGTCAAATATTGCCTATAATACCTGGGTTGCACCTTTGACTGTCTATGAAGTCAAAGATAATACTGTATACATTCTTGTCAAATTAAAGGCAAGTCTTGAACATATTGAAGAAAAATATCTGCTTCCTTTTAAAGTCTGCATCGCTGAGATTACCGGTGTAGAATATGAAGTTGCCTTTGTTACGGAAAATACCGCCGTAATTCAGGAAAAAAAGGACATTGCAGTTAAAAATACCCGTGTTAATGCAATTTATGAAAAAGCAAATCTGAATCCGAAATATACATTTGATACCTTTGTTGTCGGAAGCAACAACCGTTTTGCACATGCTGCTTCTGTTGCGGTTGCTGAATCTCCGGGCGAAAGCTACAATCCTCTTTTCTTATATGGAGGTGTAGGACTTGGAAAGACTCATCTGATGCACTCGGTTGCCCATTATATTTTAAAGCACGATCCGTCTAAAAAGGTACTTTATGTAACCAGTGAGACCTTTACGAATGAACTGATCGAAGCTCTGAAAGTCGGTAAAAATGGAAATGAAATGGCTATGACCAGCTTTCGTGAAAAGTACCGGAACAACGATGTGCTTCTCATCGACGATATCCAGTTTATTATAGGTAAGGAAAGTACACAGGAAGAGTTTTTCCATACCTTTAATAATCTGCACCTTGCCGGAAAGCAGATCATCATCTCCAGTGATAAACCTCCAAAAGATATGGAAACACTGGAGGCCAGACTTCGTACCCGTTTTGAATGGGGTATGATCGCAGATATTTCCTCACCTGATTATGAGACAAGAATGGCGATCCTGCGTAAAAAAGAAGAACTGGACGGACTGGAAAAATACCATATTCCAGATGAAGTTATGCAGTATATCGCCAATAATATCAAATCCAATATCCGTGAGCTGGAGGGATCTCTGAATAAACTGATTGCACTTTCTAATCTTGAAAATAAACCGATCGACATT
This region includes:
- the dnaA gene encoding chromosomal replication initiator protein DnaA, yielding MNIVEKNWNQILNKMKQEYCSSNIAYNTWVAPLTVYEVKDNTVYILVKLKASLEHIEEKYLLPFKVCIAEITGVEYEVAFVTENTAVIQEKKDIAVKNTRVNAIYEKANLNPKYTFDTFVVGSNNRFAHAASVAVAESPGESYNPLFLYGGVGLGKTHLMHSVAHYILKHDPSKKVLYVTSETFTNELIEALKVGKNGNEMAMTSFREKYRNNDVLLIDDIQFIIGKESTQEEFFHTFNNLHLAGKQIIISSDKPPKDMETLEARLRTRFEWGMIADISSPDYETRMAILRKKEELDGLEKYHIPDEVMQYIANNIKSNIRELEGSLNKLIALSNLENKPIDIPLAAEALKDMISPDDNRAVSPELIIEVVSEHFNVPVAELKGKKRNAEIVLPRQIVMYLCRNMTDTPLKSIGALLGGKDHASISHGVKKIEQDMKTDEALNNTINIIRKKINPI